A single region of the Ferroacidibacillus organovorans genome encodes:
- the gpmI gene encoding 2,3-bisphosphoglycerate-independent phosphoglycerate mutase, with amino-acid sequence MTGKTRVTPLALIILDGFGLTDELRGNAVAAAHKPNFDRLAKTYPFTTLRASGEAVGLPEGQMGNSEVGHLNLGAGRVVYQDLTRITKSIRDGDFMENKAFQSLAAHLRTKQRALHLCGLLSDGGVHSHIDHLFALLAFAKRERLERVYVHAFLDGRDVLPTTGVSFLRALKARMSELGVGQIATVQGRYYAMDRDRRYERTEKAYRAMVDGVGERVADPVAAVEMSYARGVTDEFVLPLVVVNDQDVPVATIQEDDGVLMFNFRPDRAVQISQAFAKDDFAGFDRGAARPHTQFVSMTHYSDTVGGTVAFTPTKLENTLGDVLAQHQLRQLRLAETEKFPHVTSFFSGGREEKFGLEERVLIPSPKVATYDLQPEMSAEQVADAAVAHIKERATDVIILNFANPDMVGHSGIMEAAVRAVEAVDICLGYVTDALFAAGGAAIVIADHGNAEVMIDLASGGPCTTHTTNPVPCIITLPGLTLRADGILADVAPTMLDLLALSKPQEMTGSSIIASSK; translated from the coding sequence GTGACAGGTAAAACCCGCGTGACGCCGCTTGCGCTGATTATCCTCGACGGGTTTGGCTTGACAGACGAACTGCGGGGCAATGCAGTCGCCGCTGCGCATAAACCGAACTTTGACCGCCTCGCAAAAACGTATCCGTTTACGACATTGCGCGCAAGCGGGGAGGCGGTGGGACTTCCCGAAGGGCAAATGGGCAACTCGGAAGTCGGTCATTTGAATCTCGGCGCAGGCCGCGTGGTGTACCAAGATCTGACGCGGATCACAAAGTCGATTCGCGATGGCGACTTTATGGAAAATAAAGCTTTTCAAAGCCTCGCGGCGCATCTGCGGACAAAACAGCGTGCGCTTCATCTCTGTGGGCTTCTCTCGGATGGCGGAGTACATAGTCACATCGACCATCTGTTTGCACTGCTTGCGTTTGCCAAGAGAGAAAGGCTTGAGCGTGTGTACGTTCACGCATTCCTTGACGGACGCGACGTTCTCCCGACGACTGGCGTCTCTTTTTTGCGCGCACTAAAGGCGCGCATGAGCGAACTTGGTGTCGGGCAGATCGCGACGGTGCAAGGCCGCTATTACGCGATGGATCGCGATCGCCGCTATGAGCGCACAGAAAAAGCGTATCGCGCTATGGTGGACGGCGTGGGGGAGCGCGTGGCGGATCCAGTTGCCGCCGTTGAGATGAGCTATGCGCGGGGGGTCACGGATGAGTTTGTTTTGCCGCTCGTCGTTGTAAATGATCAGGATGTACCTGTCGCGACGATTCAAGAGGACGACGGCGTGCTCATGTTCAATTTTCGTCCTGACCGCGCGGTGCAGATCAGTCAGGCGTTTGCGAAGGACGATTTTGCGGGATTTGACCGCGGCGCGGCGCGTCCGCATACGCAATTTGTGAGTATGACGCATTACAGTGACACAGTCGGCGGAACCGTGGCGTTCACACCGACGAAGCTTGAGAATACGCTTGGGGATGTCTTGGCGCAGCATCAGCTTCGCCAGTTGCGCCTCGCTGAAACGGAAAAGTTTCCTCACGTCACATCGTTTTTTAGCGGGGGCCGCGAAGAAAAATTTGGGCTTGAAGAGCGTGTGCTCATTCCGTCGCCAAAGGTTGCAACGTATGACTTGCAGCCGGAGATGAGCGCGGAGCAGGTGGCTGACGCGGCGGTTGCGCATATCAAAGAACGTGCGACCGATGTGATCATCCTGAATTTCGCAAACCCGGATATGGTCGGCCACTCAGGGATTATGGAGGCGGCGGTGCGCGCTGTCGAAGCGGTTGACATCTGTCTTGGCTACGTCACGGACGCGCTCTTTGCGGCGGGCGGTGCGGCGATTGTGATTGCCGATCACGGAAATGCCGAAGTGATGATCGATCTCGCGTCAGGCGGGCCATGCACCACGCATACGACAAACCCCGTACCGTGCATCATCACACTACCGGGGTTGACGCTGCGCGCGGATGGCATCCTCGCGGATGTCGCGCCGACGATGCTCGATTTGCTCGCGCTTTCAAAACCGCAGGAAATGACCGGTTCATCGATCATCGCTTCATCGAAATAG
- the eno gene encoding phosphopyruvate hydratase translates to MLIYDVAAREVLDSRGNPTVEVEVLLESGERGRAIVPSGASTGAHEAVELRDGDATRYLGKGVAQAVANVEDVIAPEIAGMDATDQIGVDRMLIELDGTENKGKLGANAILGVSLAVARAAATALELPLYAYLGGVNAKTLPVPMMNILNGGKHADNTVDIQEFMVMPIGAPSFKEGLRMGAEIFHHLKNVLRKKGLATSVGDEGGFAPNLASSEEALQVILEAITAAGYRPGDDVRLALDVASTEMFKDGVYHFEGEGVTRNTDEMIRYYEHLVNNFPIQSIEDGLAEDDWDGFAALTRHLGQRVQLVGDDLFVTNTKRLARGIEQRIANSILVKVNQIGTLTETLDAIEMAKRAGYTAIISHRSGESEDSTIADIAVATNAGQIKTGAPSRTDRVAKYNQLLRIEDALGASAQYAGRAAFYNLR, encoded by the coding sequence ATGCTTATTTATGATGTCGCCGCGCGTGAAGTGCTCGATTCGCGAGGCAATCCGACTGTGGAAGTGGAAGTGTTGCTAGAGAGCGGTGAGCGCGGACGGGCGATTGTCCCTTCCGGCGCGTCAACGGGTGCGCACGAGGCGGTAGAACTGCGTGACGGCGACGCGACCCGCTATCTCGGCAAAGGTGTGGCGCAGGCAGTCGCCAATGTCGAAGATGTGATTGCGCCAGAGATCGCGGGGATGGATGCGACCGATCAGATTGGGGTCGATCGCATGCTCATCGAGCTTGACGGCACGGAGAACAAGGGCAAGCTCGGCGCAAACGCCATTCTTGGCGTCTCGCTCGCCGTCGCGCGCGCGGCGGCCACGGCGCTTGAACTGCCGCTTTACGCATACCTCGGCGGCGTGAACGCAAAGACCCTGCCTGTCCCGATGATGAACATCCTGAATGGCGGGAAGCATGCAGACAACACGGTGGATATCCAGGAGTTCATGGTTATGCCCATCGGCGCGCCAAGCTTTAAAGAGGGCTTGCGCATGGGTGCGGAGATTTTCCATCACCTGAAAAATGTGCTGCGCAAAAAAGGGCTCGCGACGTCTGTCGGTGACGAGGGCGGCTTCGCGCCAAATCTCGCGTCAAGCGAAGAGGCGCTGCAGGTAATCCTTGAGGCGATCACAGCGGCTGGTTATCGTCCAGGGGATGACGTGCGGCTTGCGCTTGATGTGGCGAGCACAGAGATGTTCAAGGATGGCGTCTACCACTTTGAGGGCGAGGGCGTTACGCGAAACACGGATGAGATGATTCGCTATTACGAGCATCTCGTGAACAACTTCCCGATCCAGTCGATCGAAGACGGACTTGCAGAGGATGACTGGGATGGCTTCGCAGCGCTCACCAGGCACTTGGGCCAGCGCGTGCAACTTGTTGGCGACGATCTGTTTGTGACAAACACGAAGCGACTTGCGCGCGGGATCGAACAGCGCATCGCAAACTCGATTCTCGTCAAAGTCAACCAAATCGGCACGCTCACCGAGACGCTCGACGCCATCGAGATGGCGAAGCGCGCAGGCTATACGGCGATCATCTCGCACCGCTCGGGTGAGTCGGAGGATTCTACGATCGCCGACATCGCCGTGGCGACAAATGCAGGACAGATCAAGACGGGCGCACCGTCACGCACGGATCGTGTCGCGAAGTACAATCAACTCCTGCGCATTGAAGACGCGCTTGGCGCATCCGCCCAGTATGCGGGCCGCGCGGCATTTTACAACCTGCGCTAG
- a CDS encoding MFS transporter, with protein MKHRKPFVVALVTMTLFGALDMIRGVVALSLRVEYALSDAHLGMLLSVSAVGYLVASLISGWVTERVGIKRGVTTGLFLMVIGVGLTAFAPSLAALAVGYALSGLGAGTMEIGTNALIPLVAERQQARYFNALHACYGLGATLSPFLVAWSLRALHSWRMPYSIEFFGLFALLLFVLPMRYPRVQHAAARPLPPPLEESALPGIVAEEGVQASARTVQVYRSPVFYALVVAITLNVVAETGVANWMPTLLRQLGNTSAQSALALSGFYALYTLGRLFIGPHVARVGLIRSVVYACLLSAACMLIGQFGGRSLDFFMIISGASFGIIFPTISALASEQFPGRTASVLGLLFTSAGLGAAFGASMIGWLTQISSLQLGYSLVPAVLLLGALAIMFARRRQTESAR; from the coding sequence ATGAAGCATCGCAAACCGTTTGTGGTGGCGCTCGTCACCATGACACTCTTTGGCGCGCTCGACATGATCCGCGGTGTCGTCGCGCTCTCTTTGCGTGTAGAGTATGCGCTGAGTGACGCTCATCTTGGCATGCTCCTCTCCGTTTCAGCGGTGGGTTACCTCGTGGCGAGCCTGATCAGCGGCTGGGTGACAGAGCGTGTCGGCATCAAGCGCGGTGTCACCACTGGTCTTTTTCTCATGGTCATCGGTGTCGGCCTGACCGCTTTCGCGCCGTCTCTTGCCGCACTTGCTGTTGGCTATGCGCTTAGCGGACTGGGTGCTGGCACGATGGAAATCGGGACGAACGCCTTGATACCGCTCGTGGCAGAACGGCAACAGGCGCGCTACTTCAACGCGCTGCACGCGTGTTATGGACTCGGCGCCACGCTCTCGCCGTTTCTCGTTGCGTGGTCACTGCGTGCGCTGCACAGTTGGCGGATGCCGTATTCGATCGAGTTTTTCGGGTTGTTTGCGCTGCTTTTGTTTGTGCTTCCGATGCGCTATCCGCGTGTGCAGCATGCTGCTGCGCGCCCACTGCCGCCGCCGCTTGAGGAGTCGGCGCTGCCTGGCATTGTCGCAGAAGAAGGCGTACAGGCGAGCGCCCGCACAGTGCAGGTGTATCGCTCACCCGTTTTTTACGCGCTGGTCGTCGCCATCACCCTGAATGTCGTCGCAGAAACGGGTGTCGCAAACTGGATGCCGACGCTTTTGCGCCAACTGGGAAATACGTCTGCACAAAGCGCGCTCGCGCTCTCAGGGTTCTATGCGCTTTACACACTTGGCCGACTTTTCATCGGGCCGCACGTCGCGCGCGTCGGACTCATTCGCTCCGTGGTCTACGCGTGTCTCCTGTCAGCCGCCTGTATGCTGATCGGTCAGTTTGGCGGGCGCTCTTTGGACTTCTTTATGATCATATCTGGGGCGTCATTTGGCATCATCTTTCCTACCATCTCAGCGCTTGCCTCCGAGCAGTTTCCCGGGCGCACGGCGAGTGTGCTTGGCCTTCTCTTTACAAGCGCCGGCCTTGGCGCCGCGTTTGGCGCCTCCATGATCGGTTGGCTGACGCAGATCTCAAGCCTTCAACTGGGGTACTCTCTCGTGCCAGCCGTTCTTCTTCTAGGCGCGCTTGCCATTATGTTTGCGCGTCGGCGACAAACCGAAAGCGCGCGTTGA
- a CDS encoding MFS transporter, with translation MKFRILAYSVGNLGINLYTQAFATYAVFYYVDRLRVSAALIGLAMAIHGLANAFFNPLIGYLSDRTQSRIGRRMPYMLMGILPFSLTFFFVFHPQWAVPFHADGPQSQLAAFFYFLFSVLTLDMLFVIVALNWTALFPEMYTTLQERAHASSWRQFFGLIGMILGVAMPPVIDSAFGYEAMAALFAGLGFLAFAVSLLGVRESPHAPSSANVPLLRALRLTFWNRAFLTYAGASFFVQLAFVFIISTMPFYTAYVLHATSAQTTLLLSVFFLIAIPCVYIWGAIARRQGAYRSMLASLFLFALALLPFLFISTYSAAIIAILPLGAGIAGVLILLDLLLSDVIDDDEKRSGARREGMYYGVQGFVVRFGITIQALVLTQVLAHSGYVPQRVDQVPHAVFAMKLLLSVTPLSALLIGLLFLWRYPLHGTTWSQAPAGGQAGMHTGC, from the coding sequence GTGAAATTTCGCATCCTTGCGTACAGCGTAGGCAATCTTGGCATCAATCTGTACACCCAGGCGTTTGCAACGTACGCCGTGTTTTACTATGTCGACCGACTGCGCGTGAGCGCGGCGCTCATCGGTCTTGCCATGGCCATTCACGGTTTGGCGAACGCGTTTTTTAACCCGCTGATCGGCTATCTCTCTGATCGCACACAGTCGCGCATCGGGCGGCGCATGCCGTACATGCTCATGGGCATCTTGCCCTTTTCACTGACCTTTTTCTTTGTTTTTCACCCGCAGTGGGCCGTTCCTTTTCACGCTGACGGCCCTCAGTCACAACTCGCGGCCTTCTTCTATTTTTTATTCTCGGTTCTCACGCTTGACATGCTGTTTGTGATCGTCGCGCTCAACTGGACGGCGCTCTTTCCTGAAATGTACACAACGCTTCAAGAGCGAGCGCACGCCTCATCGTGGCGTCAGTTTTTTGGTCTGATCGGCATGATCCTGGGCGTCGCGATGCCCCCGGTCATCGATAGCGCATTCGGGTATGAGGCGATGGCTGCGCTGTTTGCGGGGCTTGGTTTTTTGGCATTTGCAGTGTCGCTGCTCGGCGTTCGCGAATCGCCCCACGCGCCGAGTTCGGCAAATGTTCCGCTCTTGCGCGCACTGCGTCTGACCTTTTGGAATCGCGCGTTTCTTACGTATGCAGGCGCCAGTTTTTTCGTCCAATTGGCGTTTGTTTTTATCATCTCCACCATGCCGTTTTACACGGCGTATGTCCTGCACGCGACGAGTGCGCAGACGACACTGCTGCTTTCTGTGTTTTTTCTCATCGCAATTCCCTGTGTGTATATTTGGGGCGCGATTGCACGGCGGCAAGGGGCGTATCGCAGCATGCTCGCGTCACTTTTTCTTTTTGCGCTGGCGCTTCTCCCTTTTTTATTCATCAGCACTTACAGCGCAGCAATCATCGCAATCCTGCCGCTTGGCGCAGGGATTGCCGGTGTCCTCATTTTGCTTGATCTTTTGCTCTCGGATGTGATCGACGACGATGAAAAGCGTTCTGGCGCGCGGCGCGAAGGGATGTACTATGGTGTGCAGGGATTCGTCGTGCGCTTTGGCATCACCATCCAGGCGCTCGTGCTCACGCAGGTGCTCGCGCACTCAGGATATGTTCCGCAGCGCGTGGATCAGGTTCCGCACGCGGTGTTTGCGATGAAGCTTTTGCTGAGCGTTACGCCGCTTAGCGCGCTTCTCATTGGGCTGCTTTTTCTCTGGCGCTATCCGCTTCACGGGACGACGTGGAGTCAGGCTCCGGCAGGCGGGCAAGCAGGAATGCACACAGGATGCTGA